In the genome of Raphanus sativus cultivar WK10039 chromosome 4, ASM80110v3, whole genome shotgun sequence, one region contains:
- the LOC108850644 gene encoding uncharacterized protein LOC108850644, protein MASSSGNRKYPPRLYQIGKTPNQNRSMNHSCFLGNLQTLRENVGEDVWDELRESAVGVIIKLKELDYTWSAKHVHYFLVNQLAVQSSHEVWSLIVDQPMRFSLYEFGDIIGLNCDPYDTEEQWDVAHEDFWLKMKAPISEGPKLNELQALFSVIGNWPREERVMVGLLCLLSIGIFGISSNSRIPLHLAKKVMDPAAFQRYPWGRVGFTSLVDSIKMVTYEVGKSYTLHGCVHALLIWIYESMPGLGELYGNRIEEAEVPLLSWHGSRQRINFPNFCAQEKKKYQKIRVRHMIVKAMEDRYPKWGEDEPHQDLDNMIVDILNDHLNDKFWDVVPSTKPLKRKTHVTAPSVPDRVDESPSTKRKREKETAPEMEESHTDMPTINITIQKLLEAVNNLSGRLETIDVSVAERVSKTLEASVQAQMEARIGLFETEFKNKMAILQEEIKVLKGKDNEKTPSAAGNSKAHDEDDACSNTMSWMVQTKKSSVDGLPIQRVTKKEKKNKKTIPVKESSDVSPKHVSNRNSGPRQN, encoded by the exons ATGGCCTCATCTTCGGGTAACAGGAAGTATCCTCCGCGGCTTTACCAGATTGGTAAAACACCGAATCAAAATAGGAGCATGAACCACAGTTGTTTTCTAGGCAACTTACAAACGCTGAGAGAGAATGTCGGCGAAGACGTTTGGGACGAGTTGAGGGAATCAGCTGTAGGTGTGATTATCAAGCTGAAGGAGTTGGATTACACTTGGTCCGCAAAACATGTTCATTACTTTCTCGTGAATCAATTGGCAGTTCAGAGCAGTCATGAAGTTTGGTCTTTGATAGTAGACCAGCCAATGAGGTTCTCTTTGTATGAGTTTGGAGATATTATCGGGCTGAATTGTGATCCCTATGACACTGAAGAACAGTGGGATGTGGCTCATGAAGATTTTTGGTTGAAGATGAAAGCTCCAATTTCTGAAGGACCCAAGTTGAATGAACTTCAAGCGCTTTTTTCGGTCATCGGAAACTGGCCTAGAGAGGAGCGTGTAATGGTTGGCTTGTTGTGTCTACTATCCATTGGGATATTTGGCATTTCAAGCAATAGTAGAATACCTCTGCATTTGGCGAAAAAGGTGATGGATCCAGCAGCTTTTCAGCGCTATCCATGGGGTCGTGTAGGATTTACCAGCCTTGTGGATTCCATAAAAATGGTGACATACGAAGTTGGGAAGAGCTACACACTACATGGTTGTGTTCATGCTTTGCTCATTTGGATATACGAGTCTATGCCAGGTCTAGGAGAGTTATATGGCAATCGGATAGAGGAAGCTGAGGTTCCACTTCTGTCATGGCATGGTTCTCGTCAGCGTATCAACTTCCCAAACTTCTGtgcacaagaaaagaaaaaatatcagaaG ATTCGTGTAAGGCATATGATTGTAAAAGCAATGGAGGATAGATATCCGAAATGGGGTGAAGATGAACCCCATCAGGATTTGGATAACATGATAGTTGACATCCTCAATGATCATCTAAACGATAAGTTTTGGGATGTCGTACCATCTACCAAGCCCCTGAAGAGAAAAACTCATGTCACTGCACCTAGTGTTCCCGATAGAGTGGATGAGAGCCCCTCCACAAAACGAAAGAGGGAGAAAGAAACTGCTCCAGAAATG GAAGAATCTCATACTGATATGCCCACCATCAACATCACAATACAAAAGTTGCTTGAGGCTGTTAACAACTTGAGTGGAAGACTAGAAACCATAGATGTTAGTGTAGCTGAAAGGGTTTCTAAGACATTGGAAGCTTCTGTACAAGCTCAGATGGAAGCTAGAATCGGTTTATTTGAGACTGAGTTCAAGAACAAGATGGCCATATTACAGGAAGAAATAAAGGTTCTTAAAGGGAAGGATAATGAAAAAACTCCATCCGCTGCCGGCAACTCCAAAGCACACGATGAAGACGACGCTTGTAGCAACACAATG TCATGGATGgttcagacaaaaaaaagttctgTTGATGGTTTGCCAATACAACGTGTCActaaaaaggagaagaagaataagaagacaATCCCGGTGAAGGAATCTTCAGACGTGTCTCCAAAGCATGTTTCGAATCGTAACTCTGGCCCACGTCAAAATTGA
- the LOC108852153 gene encoding wax ester synthase/diacylglycerol acyltransferase 7-like, producing the protein MSVGDEDGEPLSPMARVFQSPGTSCCIITMIGCKIKINADVILSGLNHNVSKHPRFSSKLSDDGLSWVKTKVNIEDHVFIVDMDSNEIGEDGESYVEGYVTRLTMLPLDKSKPLWDIHILNVKTSDAEAVCVIRSHHSLGDGSSLMSLLVACTQKTSNGNTASTTPVLTRRKIVPNEKTSWFLRSVLEVFSSVRLIWNTFVDILMALAIALFLKDTKTHLKGDMSIQSNPKKFCHRIVSLDDIRLIKEVMNMTINDVLLGVTQAAISRYLNNMPGNIRLTACVLVNLRPDTGIQPLADMTAKDSKCRWGNYFSSIYFPLYTGSETNPLVYLSKAKSNMDRSKNSLLAALIYSSTKLVFNIFGAKAGAILVERLFLNTTTVISNMIGPMDEISFHGHPIAYIAPSVYGHSHGLTLHFLSYAEKMVISIGVDSTAIPSPHKLCDAIEDSLKDTKAALLERGSVKAPSLKDVYMSLQKKLGRKKEQ; encoded by the exons ATGTCGGTGGGGGACGAAGACGGAGAACCGCTCAGCCCAATGGCGCGTGTATTCCAGTCGCCAGGCACCAGCTGCTGCATCATCACCATGATCGGTTGCAAAATCAAGATCAATGCTGACGTCATTCTAAGTGGCTTGAACCATAATGTTTCTAAACATCCTCGTTTCTCAAGCAAATTG TCAGATGATGGTTTGAGTTGGGTTAAGACTAAAGTCAACATAGAGGACCATGTGTTTATAGTAGATATGGACTCGAACGAGATcggagaagatggagaaagtTACGTTGAGGGCTACGTTACACGTCTCACTATGCTTCCTCTTGATAAATCGAAACCTTTATGGGATATTCACATCCTCAACGTCAAAACATCTGATGCAGAGGCTGTCTGTGTGATAAGATCTCACCATTCATTAGGAGATGGATCATCCCTCATGTCTCTCTTAGTCGCATGTACTCAGAAGACATCAAACGGGAACACTGCTTCTACTACCCCTGTTCTTACCAGACGTAAAATTGTGCCGAACGAAAAAACCTCATGGTTCTTAAGGTCGGTACTAGAGGTTTTTTCATCAGTGAGACTGATTTGGAATACTTTCGTGGATATCTTGATGGCCCTTGCGATTGCTTTGTTCTTGAAGGATACGAAGACACATCTAAAAGGCGATATGAGTATCCAGAGTAATCCGAAGAAATTTTGCCACCGAATTGTCTCGTTGGATGACATAAGACTCATCAAAGAAGTTATGAACATG ACTATCAACGATGTTTTGCTTGGAGTTACACAGGCTGCTATTTCACGCTATCTAAATAATATGCCTGGTAATATACGACTTACAGCATGTGTTTTAGTAAACTTAAGGCCAGACACTGGGATTCAG CCATTAGCAGATATGACGGCTAAAGACTCGAAATGCAGATGGGGAAACTACTTCAGCTCTATCTATTTCCCTTTATATACCGGCTCAGAAACCAATCCATTGGTGTACCTATCGAAGGCTAAATCCAATATGGATCGAAGCAAGAACTCACTTCTTGCTGCTTTGATATATTCAAGTACAAAATTAGTCTTCAATATTTTTGGAGCAAAG GCAGGTGCAATATTAGTCGAACGACTTTTTTTGAACACGACGACAGTCATTTCAAACATGATCGGCCCTATGGATGAAATCAGCTTCCATGGCCACCCCATTGCCTACATTGCTCCAAGTGTCTATGGACACTCTCAT GGATTAACACTACATTTCCTAAGTTATGCGGAAAAAATGGTGATTTCGATAGGGGTTGATTCTACAGCCATACCAAGTCCTCACAAGCTTTGCGATGCAATAGAGGACTCTCTAAAAGACACGAAAGCCGCTCTCTTAGAAAGAGGATCAGTAAAAGCACCTTCATTAAAAGATGTTTATATGAGTCTCCAAAAAAAATTGGGAAGAAAAAAGGAACAATGA
- the LOC108852435 gene encoding uncharacterized calcium-binding protein At1g02270 isoform X2, translated as MSTSFSNHKALCCPYDTAHRYRDSKAYKYLLRRASLNAKDAFAFLKTTMMVTNFMELLIHLRVFIGLMTKDTNDLWIQADFDGNSLKQFQHKVGNHTLSEQRNAEDGEANGNQEQMFGFSVKNTALFPFEVEK; from the exons ATGTCTACAAGTTTCTCAAACCACAAGGCTTTGTGTTGTCCTTACGATACTGCTCATCGGTACAGAGATTCAAAAGCTTACAAG TATCTTTTGAGAAGAGCTTCACTAAACGCTAAAGATGCTTTTGCCTTTCTGAAAACGACAATGATGGTGACCAACTTTATGGAGCTCCTTATTCATCTGAGAGTGTTCAT TGGACTCATGACAAAAGACACTAATGATCTGTGGATTCAAGCTGACTTTGATGGAAACAGTCTAAAACAGTTTCAA CATAAAGTTGGGAATCATACCCTGTCTGAACAGAGAAACGCAGAGGACGGAGAAGCAAATGGCAACCAAGAACAAATGTTTGGTTTCAGTGTCAAGAACACAGCATTATTTCCTTTTGAAGTGGAGAAATGA
- the LOC108852435 gene encoding uncharacterized calcium-binding protein At1g02270 isoform X1, translating into MSTSFSNHKALCCPYDTAHRYRDSKAYKWVCHSNHLGSICAVDSIWLLNPNRYRNFLQTSWSKYLLRRASLNAKDAFAFLKTTMMVTNFMELLIHLRVFIGLMTKDTNDLWIQADFDGNSLKQFQHKVGNHTLSEQRNAEDGEANGNQEQMFGFSVKNTALFPFEVEK; encoded by the exons ATGTCTACAAGTTTCTCAAACCACAAGGCTTTGTGTTGTCCTTACGATACTGCTCATCGGTACAGAGATTCAAAAGCTTACAAG TGGGTATGCCACAGTAATCACTTGGGTAGCATATGCGCTGTTGATTCCATATGGCTTCTAAATCCAAATCGGTATAGAAATTTTCTACAAACAAGTTGGAGTAAG TATCTTTTGAGAAGAGCTTCACTAAACGCTAAAGATGCTTTTGCCTTTCTGAAAACGACAATGATGGTGACCAACTTTATGGAGCTCCTTATTCATCTGAGAGTGTTCAT TGGACTCATGACAAAAGACACTAATGATCTGTGGATTCAAGCTGACTTTGATGGAAACAGTCTAAAACAGTTTCAA CATAAAGTTGGGAATCATACCCTGTCTGAACAGAGAAACGCAGAGGACGGAGAAGCAAATGGCAACCAAGAACAAATGTTTGGTTTCAGTGTCAAGAACACAGCATTATTTCCTTTTGAAGTGGAGAAATGA